One genomic region from Knoellia sp. p5-6-4 encodes:
- a CDS encoding VOC family protein, producing MPKTTPCLWFDTQGEEAATFYCSVFPNSRITNVTRYGKAGMRPEGETMTVEFVLDGQPYVALNGGPQFTFNEAISFQIHCADQEEVDHYWYSLSKGGEEGPCGWLKDQFGLSWQVVPNRLGALLSDPDPDRAARATEAMLRMQRFDIAELERAADGS from the coding sequence ATGCCGAAGACCACGCCGTGCCTGTGGTTCGACACCCAGGGGGAGGAGGCCGCCACGTTCTACTGCTCGGTCTTCCCCAACTCGAGGATCACCAACGTCACCCGCTACGGCAAGGCGGGCATGCGTCCGGAGGGAGAGACGATGACGGTCGAGTTCGTGCTCGACGGCCAGCCGTACGTGGCCCTCAACGGTGGGCCCCAGTTCACCTTCAACGAGGCCATCTCGTTCCAGATCCACTGCGCCGACCAGGAGGAGGTCGACCACTACTGGTACTCGCTCTCCAAGGGCGGCGAGGAGGGGCCGTGTGGGTGGCTCAAGGACCAGTTCGGGCTCTCCTGGCAGGTCGTGCCGAACCGCCTCGGGGCCCTCCTGTCCGACCCCGACCCCGACCGGGCGGCTCGGGCGACGGAGGCGATGCTGAGGATGCAGCGGTTCGACATCGCCGAGCTCGAGCGCGCCGCCGACGGCTCCTGA
- a CDS encoding SMP-30/gluconolactonase/LRE family protein, which yields MPRAEQRTDPVAHHGEGPVWWEAWGGLRYVDMLAGDVLQLRADGSVGRTRVGTVAAALRPRAGGGAVVATERAFAVTDSDDLADLRALPDVWDDPAIRFNDGGCDPDGRFWCGTMAYAETPGAGAMFRLESAEPYAAQRVWGDVTISNGLGFSPDGRLAYYNDTPTRTVSVFDYEHGELLNRRGFVSLRDEDEGAGSPDGLCVDAAGGVWVALFGGSAVRHYTADGRLAEVVELPVSQVTACTFGGPGLRELFITTSAEGLSREDEPLAGALFSCTPGVVGLPILPFRG from the coding sequence ATGCCCCGCGCGGAGCAGCGCACCGACCCCGTCGCCCACCACGGCGAGGGACCGGTCTGGTGGGAGGCCTGGGGAGGGCTGCGCTACGTCGACATGCTGGCCGGCGACGTCCTCCAGCTCCGGGCCGACGGCTCGGTGGGCCGCACCCGGGTCGGCACCGTCGCCGCGGCGCTGCGACCACGTGCCGGTGGAGGTGCCGTCGTCGCCACCGAGCGGGCGTTCGCGGTCACGGACAGCGACGACCTCGCCGACCTGCGCGCGCTGCCCGACGTGTGGGACGACCCGGCGATCCGGTTCAACGACGGCGGCTGCGACCCCGACGGCCGCTTCTGGTGCGGCACGATGGCCTACGCCGAAACCCCCGGCGCCGGCGCGATGTTCCGCCTCGAGTCGGCGGAACCGTATGCCGCGCAGCGCGTCTGGGGCGACGTGACCATCAGCAACGGGCTGGGCTTCAGCCCTGACGGCCGGCTGGCTTACTACAACGACACCCCGACCCGCACGGTCAGCGTGTTCGACTACGAGCACGGCGAGCTGCTGAACCGTCGCGGCTTCGTCTCGCTGCGCGACGAGGACGAGGGCGCCGGCTCCCCCGACGGTCTCTGCGTCGACGCCGCGGGCGGGGTGTGGGTGGCCCTGTTCGGCGGCTCGGCCGTGCGGCACTACACGGCCGACGGCCGCCTGGCGGAGGTGGTCGAGCTGCCGGTGAGCCAGGTGACGGCCTGCACCTTCGGCGGTCCGGGGCTGCGCGAGCTGTTCATCACGACGTCGGCCGAGGGGCTGAGCCGCGAGGACGAGCCGCTGGCGGGTGCCCTGTTCTCCTGCACCCCGGGCGTGGTCGGGCTCCCCATCCTGCCGTTCAGGGGCTGA
- a CDS encoding GNAT family N-acetyltransferase yields the protein MTDTSSLPTLPDLPAGSTARTPTLTDHAALVDLLAAHQSSVRGSSSVDPEAVASAATGTASWTRRQLLVEDAAGAVVAWVSVHDRAAGRSVVELTVAPGAAEAEELATALFRWAEATALEVARQRALPGTQLDASAYAADERQRGWLTRAGYRHTRTWLQMSRPVAAAEGEPGALPGPREGVAVRRVAKHDDGLPVAADLQTVHHMLEESFADHFNSYRESFPEFVQRLREDPGHRWDHWWIATLDEGGEQVPGGALVSSVLAPDEAGVEGSYVDYIGVHRRSRGRGVAKALLHTVIADAARRGRNRVGLEVDADSPTGADGLYRSMGWETKYETESWHRDVTVEDDA from the coding sequence GTGACTGACACGAGCTCCCTGCCGACCCTGCCGGACCTGCCGGCGGGTTCGACAGCCCGCACGCCCACGCTGACCGACCACGCGGCCCTGGTCGACCTCCTTGCGGCGCACCAGAGCTCGGTGCGCGGCTCCAGCTCGGTCGACCCCGAGGCGGTTGCCTCCGCGGCGACCGGCACCGCCTCGTGGACGCGCCGGCAGCTCCTCGTCGAGGACGCCGCGGGGGCTGTCGTCGCCTGGGTGAGCGTGCACGACCGCGCCGCCGGGCGCAGCGTCGTCGAGCTCACGGTGGCACCCGGGGCGGCGGAGGCCGAGGAGCTGGCCACCGCCCTCTTCCGGTGGGCGGAGGCCACGGCGCTGGAGGTGGCGCGCCAGCGCGCGCTGCCCGGCACCCAGCTCGACGCCAGCGCGTATGCCGCCGACGAGCGGCAGCGCGGCTGGCTCACCAGGGCGGGGTACCGGCACACCCGCACGTGGCTGCAGATGAGCCGCCCGGTGGCGGCAGCCGAGGGGGAGCCGGGCGCGCTGCCGGGGCCGCGCGAGGGGGTGGCGGTGCGCCGGGTCGCCAAGCACGACGACGGGCTGCCCGTCGCCGCCGACCTGCAGACGGTGCACCACATGCTGGAGGAGTCCTTCGCGGACCACTTCAACTCCTACCGGGAGAGCTTTCCCGAGTTCGTCCAGCGGCTGCGCGAGGACCCGGGGCACCGCTGGGACCACTGGTGGATCGCCACCCTCGACGAGGGCGGCGAGCAGGTGCCCGGCGGTGCGCTCGTCAGCTCCGTCCTCGCGCCGGACGAGGCCGGGGTCGAGGGCAGCTACGTCGACTACATCGGCGTGCACCGCCGGTCGCGGGGGCGCGGCGTCGCCAAGGCCCTGCTCCACACGGTCATCGCCGACGCGGCCCGCCGGGGCCGCAACCGGGTGGGCCTCGAGGTCGACGCCGACAGCCCGACCGGGGCCGACGGGCTCTACCGGTCGATGGGGTGGGAGACGAAGTACGAGACCGAGTCGTGGCACCGCGACGTGACCGTGGAGGACGACGCCTGA